The following are encoded together in the Equus quagga isolate Etosha38 chromosome 1, UCLA_HA_Equagga_1.0, whole genome shotgun sequence genome:
- the SIT1 gene encoding signaling threshold-regulating transmembrane adapter 1 — protein MSVGPNGTATSPESLDLLVRGFPSVTQAWGLWALLGAVTLLLLLSLAANLSRCTNGQTRSHLGQGRSGGSVEEVPLYGNLHYLQTGQLSREPGPNQQDPTPGGPARPAEEGMCYTSLQLRPPQGRTPSSGTPIKYSAVVLDSEPKPQASGPEPELYASVCAQTRRARASFPDQAYANSQPAPS, from the exons ATGAGCGTAGGTCCCAACGGCACAGCCACAAGTCCGGAGAGTCTGGATCTGCTAGTGCGTG GATTCCCCTCCGTGACCCAGGCCTGGGGATTGTGGGCCCTCTTAGGGGCTGTGAcgctgctgcttctcctctcaCTGGCTGCAAACTTGTCCCGATGCACTAATGGCCAGACCAGGAGCCATCTGGGACAGGGACG CTCTGGAGGCTCTGTGGAAGAGGTCCCCCTGTACGGGAACCTGCATTATCTGCAGACAG GACAGCTGTCTCGAGAACCAGGGCCAAACCAGCAGGATCCAACACCTGGAGGCCCAGCCAGG CCTGCAGAGGAGGGGATGTGCTATACCAGCCTGCAGCTGCGGCCTCCTCAGGGACGTACTCCGAGCTCCGGAACCCCCATCAAGTACTCAGCGGTGGTGCTGGACTCTGAGCCAAAGCCCCAGGCCTCGGGCCCGGAGCCGGAGCTCTACGCCTCAGTGTGTGCCCAGACCCGCAGAGCCCGGGCTTCCTTCCCAGACCAGGCCTACGCCAACAGCCAGCCCGCGCCCAGCTGA
- the CCDC107 gene encoding coiled-coil domain-containing protein 107 — MASVSSRAGVLGLLLVSALPGVLGDRPSTDLRAHPGDPAHDGLGATESRRRPPPKDQRERARAGALPLGALYTAAVVAFVLYRCLQQKDEVAVLQEAGKKESLQSEQQLAQLTQQLAQTEQHLNNLMAQLDPLFERVTTLAGAQQELLNMKLQTIQQLLQDSKPHKGVEVPEPEASIPFPEDSCIEEDEAAAGDSQDWEEPLNWSTEIRNRAAPWEVEQGLRRRCSKAAAKGPSHGPHWERSATAEGSVKQSLFL; from the exons ATGGCGAGCGTGAGCTCGCGAGCGGGTGTGCTCGGGCTGCTGCTTGTGTCTGCGCTGCCCGGGGTCCTCGGAGACCGCCCCAGCACCGACCTCCGGGCACACCCAG GGGACCCCGCCCACGACGGCCTTGGGGCTACGGAATCCCGGCGGCGGCCGCCGCCCAAGGACCAGCGCGAGCGGGCCCGGGCCGGGGCGCTACCTTTGGGGGCGCTGTACACTGCGGCCGTCGTGGCTTTTGTGCTGTACAGGTGTTTGCAG CAGAAAGATGAGGTTGCTGTTCTCCAGGAGGCGGGCAAGAAGGAATCGCTGCAGTCAG AGCAACAGCTGGCCCAGCTGACACAACAGCTGGCCCAGACAGAGCAACACCTGAACAACCTGATGGCCCAGCTGGACCCCCTTTTTGAGCG AGTGACAACCCTGGCTGGGGCCCAGCAGGAGCTTCTGAACATGAAGCTACAGACCATCCAGCAGTTGCTACAAGACAGCAAGCCACACAAGGGTGTGGAGGTTCCAGAACCAG AGGCCAGCATCCCCTTTCCTGAGGACTCATGTATAGAGGAGGATGAGGCGGCAGCTGGTGACAGTCAGGATTGGGAGGAGCCCCTAAACTGGAGCACAGAGATAAGAAACCGAGCTGCTCCCTGGGAAGTGGAGCAGGGCCTAAGGAGAAGATGCAGCAAGGCTGCGGCGAAGGGCCCCAGTCACGGCCCCCACTGGGAAAGGAGCGCAACAGCTGAAGGTTCAGTAAAACAAAGTCTGTTCTTGTGA
- the ARHGEF39 gene encoding rho guanine nucleotide exchange factor 39 — protein sequence MASPGPGARCPVREQRARWERKRARTARELLETERRYQEQLGLVATYFVGILRAKGTLRPPERQALFGPWELIYGASQELLPYLEGGHWGQGLQGFCPHLELYTQYAANAERSWTTLQEQLKRNRRFRRFLQLQESRPEFGGLQLQDLLPLPLQRLQQYENLVVILAENTDPNSPDHQQLTRAARLISETAQRVHTIGQKQKNDQHLRRVQALLSGRQAKGLTSGRWFLRQGWLLVVPPRGEPRPRMFFLFSDVLLMAKPRSPLHLLQSGTFACQALYPMAQCELHRVFGHSGGPCGGLLSLSFPHEKLLLMSTDQEELLRWYCSLTLAVSGQKN from the exons ATGGCGAGCCCTGGCCCCGGCGCTCGGTGTCCGGTGCGAGAGCAGCGCGCCCGTTGGGAGCGGAAACGCGCCCGCACCGCCCGGGAGCTGCTGGAGACCGAGCGGCGCTACCAGGAGCAGCTGGGGCTGGTGGCCACG TACTTCGTGGGGATTCTCAGAGCCAAGGGCACCCTGCGACCACCAGAGCGCCAAGCCCTGTTTGGGCCCTGGGAGCTCATTTACGGCGCCAGCCA AGAGCTGCTTCCCTACCTGGAAGGAGGGCACTGGGGACAGGGGCTGCAGGGcttctgcccccacctggagCTCTACACTCAATATGCTGCTAACGCAGAAAGGTCCTGGACCACCCTGCAG GAGCAACTAAAGAGAAACAGACGTTTCCGGAGGTTCCTTCAGCTTCAGGAAAGCCGCCCTGAGTTTGGGGGCCTTCAGCTCCAGgacctgctccctctgcctctgcagAGGCTCCAGCA GTATGAGAATCTTGTTGTCATCTTGGCTGAAAACACAGATCCCAACAGCCCTGACCACCAACAGCTCACAC GGGCTGCCCGGCTCATAAGTGAGACTGCCCAGAGAGTTCACACCATTGGTCAGAAACAGAAGAATGACCAGCACCTCCGGCGTGTCCAGGCTCTGCTCAGTGGACGCCAGGCAAAGGGGCTTACCTCAG GTCGCTGGTTCCTACGCCAGGGCTGGCTGTTGGTCGTGCCTCCCCGTGGGGAGCCTCGGCCCCgcatgtttttcctcttctctgatgTGCTCCTCATGGCCAAGCCTCGATCTCCCTTGCACCTGCTGCAGAGTGGCACCTTTGCCTGCCAGGCCCTCTACCCCATGGCCCAGTGTGAACTCCACAGGGTCTTTGGCCACTCAGGAGGCCCTTGCGGTGGACTTCTCAGT CTGTCCTTTCCCCATGAGAAGCTACTGCTTATGTCCACAGACCAGGAGGAGCTGTTGCGCTGGTACTGCAGTCTGACTTTGGCTGTCAG CGGCCAGAAGAACTAG